One Platichthys flesus chromosome 14, fPlaFle2.1, whole genome shotgun sequence genomic region harbors:
- the LOC133968662 gene encoding complement C1q-like protein 2 — MKTLMVVLGLSLITLCVAEVLHLDQKAKDTKSIQSPSVACACHCEIPNSDGNCLKALKELEDKQIITDKDLRSHIQGNKVAFGAAMGNVGNVGPYNQEITLTYKTVLSNTGSYNPDTGIFTAPVKGMYYFSFSGHNLSSKPMGLRLMKNEEQIVTVYNHPSPISYDTATNGMTIPLNVGDQVYMRLRAGTWLVDSMNNHSTFIGFLLFPF; from the exons ATGAAGACGTTGATGGTTGTCTTGGGCTTATCCCTCATCACCTTGTGTGTGGCTGAGGTCCTGCATCTGGATCAAAAGGCAAAGGACACCAAAAGCATCCAGAGTCCAAGCGTCGCATGTGCTTGTCACTGCGAGATCCCGAATTCGGATGGCAATTGTCTTAAAGCCTTGAAAGAATTGGAGGACAAGCAGATAATCACTGATAAGGATCTGAGGAGTCATATCCAAG GTAACAAGGTGGCATTTGGAGCAGCCATGGGCAATGTTGGAAATGTTGGACCTTACAACCAGGAGATCACACTGACTTACAAGACCGTCCTCTCAAACACGGGCTCATACAACCCTGATACAG GTATTTTCACTGCTCCAGTCAAAGGAATGTATTACTTCAGCTTCTCTGGTCATAATTTATCAAGTAAGCCAATGGGGCTGCGACTAATGAAGAATGAAGAGCAGATCGTTACCGTGTACAATCATCCATCTCCTATAAGCTATGACACGGCAACTAACGGCATGACTATACCTCTTAATGTGGGAGACCAGGTGTACATGAGGCTCCGGGCGGGGACGTGGCTTGTTGATAGTATGAATAACCACAGCACCTTCATTGGATTTCTGTTATTCCCTTtctga